A genomic stretch from Styela clava chromosome 5, kaStyClav1.hap1.2, whole genome shotgun sequence includes:
- the LOC120344741 gene encoding uncharacterized protein LOC120344741, whose protein sequence is MLGFTGYYMTLWIILTTVLLLLVDSISSRPLSLEKTAEWNEISYNPEVNDTFLINDETDSDKQTYSYDWTIDGSGFPFYSDVDSPEVEESCPFPCTCVVETVVYCSRQGITAISAERSKLTKNEKLLSGYLPIRTESVHLGYNNLTFLPPRILKDVMRHEINHVSHLYLQNNQIYKINPDAFLDLVNLQTLDLSYNKMNRLTQPCEYKTSDDFLMNETVACTFNTSDTIFLQSVPDTLTSLNLNNNFIRGIPNYSFSSLRNLEVLRMSWNKISWISKKAFHGLHKLKVLQLRSNPLGPRTVTKMDDILKHFVTAEIDIHQKVVKNAMPDNNEFYLDENDINSASLKSNRRKRDVENMNSVKNGISSHQILRTIQLRSLKNLDLGETNLNTFPASLPSSIERLYLDNNHIREIPEESVSGLKQLEILHLAGNQINQIEDRVFSSVYRLQILDLSRNDIASLNSNSFYGMEHLWSLRLNGNRNLSLLPKKVFWSLPSLRLVYLHDCNLSTLPSGPWLFRIYALWLYGNPLTCSCGNLLSLLVRLHSPFSPKHSLRMDPYRSIIWDDADTWNYQRPVKSRCILPDNFKGHKVEDVRIRDMRCTYQEAYDVEISRRMASSKFVSADYQQDESTTQNNEHHVVTREEDEFDYGDKKAAVFDPPQISTKTFSSQNITNTEEIVRNESSFKNLTEQSGSALQLKENVNRSTNGIALLNKEKTVTQDIPNNGVPDYVSLEENGNKIAEPVSFNNLADTNRSSEESRSVKIGTQWQISLPVAATNENMDLITAYDPVLDNGDSHSQYDEYSNQASESKKDSSDILSIGKKIASVGVRPAKYERTLHDSRMESEKEVDLKKYYDWDELESNWTEYPQGFAETAYDTGVIEFEGNQSSNYREEVELTLIESDILQLRENLKELDGWKSYNEYYSDVEFSGQDYEDKLFEYNFEDEVRKLTETGASFDDVIGNLSEIYNVSDIFSDYDYPPTTDTALLSIDDSVFDYDNL, encoded by the exons ATGTTGGGCTTCACTGGATATTACATGACTTTGTGGATAATCCTGACAAccgtattattattattagtcgACTCGATTTCCTCTCGTCCTCTAAGTTTGGAGAAAACTGCAGAATGGAATGAAATATCCTATAACCCGGAAGTCAACGACACGTTTCTTATTAACGATGAAACGGACTCTGACAAGCAAACCTACAGTTATGATTGGACAATTGATGGTTCAGGATTCCCTTTCTATTCTGATGTCGATTCTCCTGAAGTAGAAGAATCCTGTCCTTTTCCTTGTACATGCGTCGTGGAAACTGTTGTTTATTGTAGCAGGCAAGGTATAACTGCGATAAGTGCAGAACGCTctaaattaacaaaaaatgaaaaattgttgaGTGGATATTTACCAATTCGAACAGAGTCGGTACATTTGGGATATAATAATTTAACTTTTTTGCCGCCGAGGATATTGAAGGACGTTATGCGCCACGAAATAAACCACGTTTCCCATTTATATCtacaaaacaatcaaatttacaaaataaaccCAGATGCTTTCCTAGATCTTGTCAATCTTCAAACATTGGATCTCAGTTACAATAAGATGAATCGGCTGACTCAACCCTGCGAATACAAAACAAGTGATGATTTTTTGATGAACGAAACTGTCGCCTGTACTTTTAACACGTCGGACACAATATTTCTTCAGTCAGTCCCCGACACTTTGACATCTCTCAACCTGAACAACAATTTTATAAGGGGAATACCAAATTATTCATTCTCATCTCTACGTAATTTGGAAGTATTGAGAATGAGCTGGAATAAAATCTCTTGGATAAGCAAAAAGGCTTTTCATGGCTTGCATAAACTTAAAGTTTTGCAACTACGATCAAATCCATTAGGACCAAGGACGGTGACAAAAATGGACGATATTTTAAAGCATTTTGTGACGGCCGAAATAGATATTCACCAAAAAGTCGTTAAAAATGCAATGCCAGATAATAACGAATTCTACCTGGACGAAAATGATATTAACAGTGCATCTCTGAAATCCAATCGCAGGAAACGAGATGTCGAGAATATGAACTCTGTTAAAAATGGGATATCTTCTCATCAAATATTGCGTACGATCCAGTTGCGTTCTTTAAAAAATCTAGATTTAGGCGAAACAAATCTGAATACGTTTCCAGCATCGCTTCCCTCGTCAATAGAAAGACTATACCTTGACAATAACCATATAAGAGAAATTCCAGAAGAAAGTGTATCTGGTTTAAAACAGTTGGAAATATTACATTTAGCGGGAAATCAGATTAATCAAATCGAAGACCGCGTATTTTCATCGGTTTACAGACTTCAAATTTTGGACTTATCGAGGAATGATATAGCGAGTTTGAATTCTAATTCATTCTATGGAATGGAACATCTATGGTCACTGCGCCTCAATGGAAATCGTAATCTTTCCCTTCTGCCAAAGAAAGTGTTTTGGTCTCTACCATCTCTTCGCTTGGTCTATCTTCATGATTGTAATTTAAGTACTCTTCCGTCTGGGCCTTGGTTATTTCGAATATATGCATTGTGGTTGTATGGAAACCCATTGACCTGCAGTTGTGGAAACTTGCTTTCCCTACTTGTACGATTACACAGCCCGTTTTCTCCTAAACACAGTCTGAGAATGGACCCTTACAG atCCATAATTTGGGATGATGCAGATACTTGGAACTATCAGCGGCCAGTGAAGAGTAGATGTATTTTACCAGACAACTTTAAAGGCCATAAAGTGGAAGACGTTCGTATTCGCGACATGAGATGTACTTACCAG GAAGCGTACGACGTGGAAATTTCCAGACGAATGGCCAGTTCAAAGTTTGTAAGTGCTGATTATCAACAAGATGAATCAACAACACAAAACAATGAACACCACGTAGTTACGCGAGAAGAAGATGAATTTGATTATGGAGACAAGAAAGCAGCTGTTTTCGATCCCCCTCAAATTTCAACCAAAACTTTCTCCTCACAAAATATAACTAACACCGAAGAAATAGTGAGAAACGAATCCTCTTTCAAAAATCTAACAGAACAATCAGGTTCTGCCTTGCAATTGAAGGAAAATGTAAACAGAAGCACAAATGGAATTGCACtgttaaataaagaaaaaacagTCACACAAGACATACCGAACAATGGGGTACCGGACTATGTCTCATTAGAAGAAAATGGAAACAAAATTGCTGAACCTGTAAGTTTTAACAACCTGGCCGATACAAACCGTTCCTCTGAAGAATCCCGTTCGGTCAAAATCGGCACGCAATGGCAAATCTCACTTCCTGTTGCTGCTACGAATGAGAACATGGATCTTATTACAGCCTATGATCCAGTATTGGATAACGGAGATTCACATTCACAATATGATGAATACTCTAATCAAGCAAGCGAGAGCAAAAAAGATTCATCCGACATATTGTCTATCGGTAAGAAAATTGCGTCTGTTGGCGTGCGTCCAGCTAAATATGAGCGAACGCTGCATGACAGCAGAATGGAATCGGAAAAAGAGGTtgacttgaaaaaatattatgactGGGACGAACTAGAAAGTAACTGGACAGAATATCCGCAAGGATTTGCTGAAACAGCCTACGACACCGGAGTCATTGAATTTGAAGGAAATCAATCGTCAAATTATAGAGAAGAAGTGGAATTGACGTTGATCGAAAGCGACATCTTGCAGCTGCGTGAAAATCTGAAGGAGCTCGATGGTTGGAAAtcatacaatgaatattatAGCGACGTAGAATTTAGCGGGCAAGATTACGAAGACAaactatttgaatataattttgaagATGAAGTTAGAAAGCTGACGGAAACTGGAGCGTCATTTGACGATGTTATAGGAAACTTGTCAGAAATATACAATGTTTCTGACATTTTCTCAGATTATGATTATCCACCGACGACGGATACGGCGTTGTTATCGATAGATGACTCAGTTTTTGACTATGATAATCTGTAA